A DNA window from Vibrio tarriae contains the following coding sequences:
- a CDS encoding TonB-dependent hemoglobin/transferrin/lactoferrin family receptor translates to MKLSPVSAAVLSVLAAGFAHAETEPSHYEEVVVTANRIEQPLSEVAGSVAVLEGETLEKQGKTELYDALNQEPGVSVTGGAGRPQNITIRGMTGNRIAIVRDGIQSADGYGAADINDKYGRNTFNLSNVKQIQVVKGASSTLYGSGAIGGVVIIESKAPEDYLYHRDYYVDAALTYSGISNRYQGNHALAMRRGDGETLLTIDYWQGEETRNFNQDLYNREVDGYNLGFTHHYWLNDALRLKTHLEYFDDYAKRREGTSSIQKDDKWDLVSFYEYQRSQTRLASVGADYTANLSWMDTLEGKLYWRSTENITQTNRLMANDRSGAGILSYRRELRDEGFNDEALGATLNAQKEWQQGEWLHQFAYGMSVDGHDYQRPKSIRRMESSGDDLQADEPFAPAREYRFGVYGQDNLLLGDWTLAAGLRFDAQKLSPKNTDRIHGYKVVTMGSSEWSPSASISYQWHPEWNTYLSYNHGFRAPSYDKAYGASDHSFVPLTPFIIKPNNKLRAETSDSFELGSKYDNGQTQLYVAVFYSIFDNFIDIKQIDYDDTTGSVIQQYQNIAGVKTYGAEMSLVHRLDDRWSVENKLGYVDGKDGENQYVRTLTPLEGSVQLNYQRDRWDAYSRLNWASAMSRVPTCTTEQGKETECATTTGWVSWDIGLNYQWNAQLSASFNVVNLLDREYTRYQDVAGVTPSDTRYSTEPGRYFTVHAKYVF, encoded by the coding sequence ATGAAGCTTTCTCCAGTATCAGCTGCGGTACTTAGCGTACTCGCGGCCGGGTTCGCTCATGCCGAAACTGAGCCTAGCCACTACGAAGAAGTGGTGGTGACGGCCAATCGCATTGAGCAGCCTTTGTCAGAAGTGGCGGGGTCAGTGGCAGTGCTTGAAGGGGAAACCCTTGAAAAGCAAGGCAAGACCGAGTTGTACGATGCATTGAATCAGGAGCCGGGTGTCAGCGTGACTGGCGGAGCGGGACGCCCACAAAATATTACGATTCGTGGCATGACCGGCAACCGGATAGCGATTGTCCGTGATGGTATTCAAAGTGCGGATGGTTATGGTGCAGCAGACATCAACGATAAGTATGGTCGTAACACATTTAACCTGAGCAATGTGAAACAGATCCAAGTGGTGAAAGGCGCAAGCTCAACCCTATACGGTTCTGGTGCGATTGGTGGCGTGGTGATCATCGAAAGTAAAGCGCCGGAAGATTATCTGTATCACCGTGATTATTACGTGGATGCCGCATTGACCTACTCAGGCATCAGCAACCGCTACCAAGGCAATCACGCGTTAGCCATGCGTCGCGGTGATGGCGAGACGCTGCTCACGATCGACTACTGGCAAGGTGAAGAGACGCGTAACTTCAACCAAGATCTGTATAACCGCGAAGTGGATGGTTACAACCTTGGCTTCACCCACCACTACTGGTTAAACGATGCGCTGCGTTTAAAAACGCACTTAGAGTATTTTGATGATTATGCCAAGCGTCGCGAAGGCACCTCTTCTATTCAAAAAGACGACAAGTGGGATCTGGTCAGCTTTTACGAGTATCAACGCAGCCAAACGCGTCTGGCCAGCGTTGGTGCTGATTACACGGCTAATCTAAGTTGGATGGATACGCTGGAAGGCAAACTCTACTGGCGCAGTACAGAAAACATCACACAGACGAACCGTTTGATGGCGAATGATCGGTCTGGCGCTGGCATCCTCTCCTATCGCCGTGAACTGCGTGATGAAGGGTTCAATGATGAGGCATTAGGAGCCACGCTCAATGCGCAAAAAGAGTGGCAACAAGGTGAGTGGCTGCATCAGTTTGCTTACGGTATGAGCGTTGATGGTCATGATTACCAGCGTCCGAAATCGATTCGACGGATGGAATCTTCAGGTGACGATTTACAAGCCGATGAGCCGTTTGCTCCTGCGCGTGAGTACCGTTTTGGCGTCTACGGACAAGACAATCTCCTCTTAGGAGATTGGACGCTGGCTGCGGGTTTGCGTTTTGATGCGCAAAAATTGAGCCCTAAAAATACCGATCGTATTCATGGCTACAAAGTGGTGACCATGGGGAGCAGTGAGTGGTCACCCAGTGCCTCAATCTCTTATCAATGGCATCCAGAATGGAATACTTATCTGAGCTACAACCACGGCTTCCGTGCGCCAAGTTATGACAAAGCGTATGGCGCAAGCGATCACAGTTTCGTCCCGCTAACGCCATTTATCATCAAGCCCAACAATAAGTTACGCGCTGAAACCAGCGACAGTTTCGAGTTGGGCAGCAAATACGACAATGGTCAGACTCAGCTCTATGTAGCCGTGTTTTATTCCATCTTCGATAACTTTATCGATATCAAACAAATTGATTATGACGATACGACAGGATCAGTTATCCAGCAGTACCAAAATATCGCTGGCGTCAAAACCTACGGGGCTGAAATGTCGTTAGTGCATCGTCTAGATGATCGTTGGAGTGTCGAAAATAAACTCGGATACGTCGATGGTAAAGATGGTGAAAACCAATACGTGCGCACCTTAACCCCACTAGAAGGGAGTGTGCAGCTCAACTACCAACGAGATCGATGGGACGCTTACAGCCGACTGAACTGGGCGAGTGCCATGAGCCGAGTGCCGACTTGCACCACAGAGCAAGGCAAAGAAACTGAATGTGCCACGACCACAGGTTGGGTGAGTTGGGACATCGGCCTCAACTACCAATGGAACGCACAACTGAGTGCCAGTTTCAACGTGGTTAACCTGCTCGATCGAGAATACACGCGCTATCAAGATGTCGCTGGTGTGACGCCAAGTGACACGCGTTATTCCACTGAGCCGGGACGCTATTTCACCGTGCACGCTAAGTATGTGTTCTAG
- a CDS encoding Lpp/OprI family alanine-zipper lipoprotein: protein MNKMLIAAAASSVLLLAGCASGPDEATTAKMNEISTQVSELNSQVAALASKVDQAAEAAKAAQEEAARANERIDNIAQSYTK, encoded by the coding sequence ATGAACAAGATGTTAATCGCAGCAGCAGCGTCTTCCGTACTTCTACTAGCGGGTTGCGCCTCTGGTCCTGATGAAGCTACCACTGCAAAAATGAACGAAATCAGCACTCAGGTCAGCGAACTGAATTCGCAAGTTGCTGCACTGGCATCAAAAGTGGATCAAGCTGCTGAAGCAGCGAAAGCCGCTCAAGAAGAAGCTGCACGCGCTAACGAACGTATCGACAATATTGCTCAGTCTTACACTAAGTAA
- a CDS encoding DEAD/DEAH box helicase — protein sequence MQFKDLGLDNRLLKNLAHYNFKQATEIQQQAIPLTIAGRDLLASSKTGSGKTLAFVLPMLHKSLKTKAFSAKDPRGLILVPTRELAKQVYGELRSMLGGLSYTATLITGGENFNDQVKALARGPRFIVATPGRLADHLDHRSLFLEGLETLVLDEADRMLDLGFAKELRRIHNAAKHRRRQTLMFSATLDHADVNDMAMELLNEPKRIAIGVGSEEHKDITQHFYLCDHLDHKEALLDRILADAEYRQVIIFTATRADTDRLTEKLNQNNLKAVALSGNLNQTQRNTIMGQFERAVFKILVTTDVASRGLDIPAVTHVINFDMPKHTEEYVHRVGRTGRAGNKGDAMSLVGPKDWDSFKRVEAFLQQDIQFEVLEGLEGKFKGLKPRQVTPKAALGQRVNKAKAPSKAKKAAPRDKSFYQNVAVGDTVFIPKKKVAPKPEVDREDETE from the coding sequence TTGCAATTCAAAGATTTAGGCTTAGATAATCGCTTATTGAAAAATCTAGCGCATTACAATTTCAAACAAGCGACGGAGATCCAACAACAGGCGATACCGCTCACTATTGCGGGACGTGATTTGTTGGCCTCCTCTAAGACAGGTTCGGGCAAAACGTTGGCATTCGTGCTGCCTATGCTGCATAAATCTTTAAAAACCAAAGCCTTTTCAGCTAAAGATCCGCGTGGCTTGATTTTGGTTCCAACCCGTGAGTTGGCAAAGCAGGTTTATGGTGAGCTGCGCTCCATGTTGGGTGGTTTAAGTTATACGGCAACCTTGATCACGGGCGGTGAAAACTTTAATGACCAAGTGAAAGCGTTAGCGCGTGGGCCTCGCTTTATTGTCGCAACTCCAGGACGTTTAGCCGATCATCTTGACCATCGTTCGCTGTTTTTGGAAGGCCTAGAAACGCTAGTGCTGGATGAAGCGGATCGTATGTTGGATTTAGGCTTTGCCAAAGAGCTGCGCCGTATCCATAACGCGGCAAAGCACCGTCGTCGCCAAACCTTGATGTTCTCTGCCACATTAGATCATGCAGATGTGAATGATATGGCGATGGAGCTGCTTAATGAACCGAAACGCATCGCGATCGGGGTGGGCAGCGAAGAGCACAAAGACATTACTCAGCATTTCTACTTGTGTGACCATCTGGATCACAAGGAAGCGCTGCTCGATCGTATTTTGGCCGATGCTGAGTACCGTCAAGTGATCATCTTTACAGCAACGCGTGCTGATACCGATCGCCTGACTGAGAAGCTCAATCAAAACAACCTCAAAGCGGTTGCACTCAGTGGTAATCTTAATCAAACGCAGCGCAACACCATCATGGGGCAATTTGAGCGTGCGGTATTTAAGATTCTCGTGACGACGGATGTTGCTTCACGTGGCCTTGATATTCCTGCTGTAACTCACGTGATCAACTTTGATATGCCAAAGCATACCGAAGAGTATGTTCACCGTGTCGGTCGTACTGGCCGTGCGGGAAATAAAGGTGATGCGATGTCTCTCGTCGGGCCAAAAGACTGGGATAGCTTTAAGCGGGTGGAAGCCTTTTTACAGCAAGACATTCAGTTTGAAGTCTTAGAAGGCTTAGAAGGTAAGTTCAAAGGGTTGAAGCCACGTCAAGTGACACCTAAAGCTGCGCTAGGTCAACGGGTTAACAAAGCGAAAGCGCCAAGCAAAGCCAAGAAAGCCGCGCCGCGTGACAAGAGTTTCTACCAAAATGTGGCTGTGGGCGACACGGTTTTTATCCCGAAAAAGAAAGTCGCGCCTAAGCCAGAAGTGGATCGGGAAGACGAAACCGAATAA
- a CDS encoding YbgA family protein — protein sequence MQTTPLKIGISACLLGAKVRFDGGHKISHFVTNELERYAEFVSVCPEMGMGLPVPRPTLRLISENERIALVETKDSSRDHTAALESYSQQKVAELQNAELCGYIVCAKSPSCGMERVKVYKHNGTEKDGVGLYTRILMEKMPWLPIEEDGRLNDPVLRENYITRVFCLHDFYTSMGDAPSAKKIVEFHSRYKLTLMAHNPQAYRALGRLVANVKQYPLDSFIQEYRLGLMQALALRASRKNNTNVLMHLQGYFKRSLNKLQKAELAQVIESYRVGELPLLAPITLLKHYLALFPDAYLAQQRYLNPHPQELKLRYGL from the coding sequence ATGCAGACCACGCCACTCAAAATTGGGATCAGTGCTTGTCTACTTGGAGCAAAAGTACGCTTCGATGGCGGGCATAAAATTAGCCACTTCGTGACCAATGAACTCGAACGTTATGCGGAGTTTGTTTCCGTTTGTCCAGAAATGGGAATGGGGCTACCTGTCCCGCGTCCCACATTACGACTTATCTCGGAAAATGAACGGATTGCGTTGGTGGAAACCAAAGACAGCTCGCGTGATCACACCGCAGCGTTAGAGAGCTACTCACAGCAGAAAGTTGCTGAGTTACAAAATGCTGAGTTGTGTGGCTACATCGTCTGCGCAAAATCACCCAGTTGTGGTATGGAGCGTGTCAAAGTCTACAAGCACAATGGCACCGAAAAAGACGGCGTTGGCCTCTATACTCGAATTTTGATGGAAAAAATGCCGTGGCTACCCATTGAAGAAGATGGTCGATTGAATGATCCGGTATTGCGGGAAAACTACATCACCCGAGTCTTCTGCTTGCATGATTTTTACACCAGCATGGGCGATGCTCCGAGCGCGAAAAAAATCGTCGAATTTCACTCTCGCTACAAATTAACCTTGATGGCACATAACCCGCAGGCGTACCGCGCGTTAGGGCGCTTAGTGGCGAATGTGAAACAGTATCCATTGGATTCTTTTATCCAAGAGTACCGTTTAGGTTTGATGCAAGCTCTGGCTCTCCGTGCCAGCCGCAAAAATAACACGAATGTGCTGATGCATTTGCAAGGTTATTTCAAGCGCTCGCTGAACAAATTACAAAAAGCCGAGCTGGCTCAAGTGATCGAAAGCTATCGGGTGGGTGAGCTGCCACTGTTAGCGCCAATCACGCTTCTCAAACATTATCTAGCCCTGTTTCCTGATGCTTATCTCGCTCAGCAGCGCTATCTAAACCCTCATCCTCAGGAGTTGAAATTACGTTATGGTTTGTGA
- the deoD gene encoding purine-nucleoside phosphorylase: MATPHINAQPGDFAETVLMPGDPLRAKYIAETFLEDVKQVCDVRSMFGFTGTYKGKKVSVMGHGMGIPSCSIYVHELIAEYGVKNIIRIGSCGAVRDDVKLMDVVIGMGASTDSKVNRIRFSGHDFAAIADYDLLETAVNQARAQQVPVKVGNVFSADLFYTPEPEIFEKMKKLGILGVDMEAAGIYGVAADLGARALTILTVSDHILRGEKLSSEDRQKSFNDMMKVALETAINI; this comes from the coding sequence ATGGCAACCCCACACATTAACGCTCAACCTGGTGATTTTGCTGAAACCGTATTGATGCCGGGCGATCCACTACGTGCGAAGTACATTGCAGAAACCTTCTTGGAAGACGTCAAGCAAGTGTGCGATGTACGTAGCATGTTTGGCTTTACGGGCACATATAAAGGCAAAAAAGTCTCTGTGATGGGTCATGGCATGGGTATCCCTTCTTGCAGCATTTATGTGCATGAATTGATTGCAGAATATGGTGTTAAAAACATCATTCGTATCGGCAGTTGTGGTGCAGTACGTGATGACGTCAAACTGATGGACGTGGTGATCGGTATGGGAGCATCAACCGACTCAAAAGTGAACCGCATCCGCTTCAGCGGCCATGATTTTGCGGCCATCGCCGACTACGACTTGCTGGAAACGGCGGTTAACCAAGCTCGTGCTCAGCAAGTGCCAGTGAAAGTGGGTAACGTATTTTCTGCAGATCTGTTCTACACCCCTGAGCCTGAGATTTTCGAAAAGATGAAAAAACTCGGCATTTTAGGTGTGGATATGGAAGCAGCAGGTATCTATGGTGTAGCCGCTGATCTCGGCGCACGTGCGCTGACCATTCTGACGGTGTCTGACCACATCTTACGTGGTGAAAAACTCAGCTCTGAAGATCGTCAAAAGTCTTTTAACGACATGATGAAAGTGGCGCTTGAAACCGCAATCAACATCTAA
- a CDS encoding prolyl oligopeptidase family serine peptidase, with the protein MKLLNVLLLTTSLSVFSTYAETDYQWLRDDSRSEPAVKQFLAEHNRKTDHWFAPAKPLVEELANEWQQMAQHKASPPALIYAKQQYNDIQWNGYRHIVKISAQGQIEPLLNLSARAEPFDYYQLVSWSLDRSTQWVALTEDTRGDEQFKLTIVRLADRTEQIVSETASTYFAWAADGKSLYYLSDLNGSTQLQRFELENSQSTPLAEWRSAEWLFSLYSASNPRYIVVQQNNESSTQQRLLDTQTGELMPWLRAIEPGLEYYADVLGETLYINSNHQGAFRLYRQPLHAKQDWQSVTTHKEIGSLSNFYLFNAGIVLVENQTLAPKVWILDDQGEVRTHFELRDLGQVAWISRNGDAASNRLRVRAMSMTEPASWHELDVAKLQWQRLSQDHYADFDPKQYQTQTVWVTQGAIQVPVTLAYRSDKLTPNSSVVLYGYGAYGVTMKPYFMPQMVSLLDRGMIYAIAHVRGGGYLGEAWHQAGAGLNKQNGIDDFLAAARYLTHFQQGERAIYAIGGSAGGTLVAAALNQQPNVFAGAVLQVPFVDVLASMSDTSQALTVQQYQEWGNPQRPEQRQVMQAYDPLSNLRTAPYPPTLVNVGWWDNRVPYWEGAHYLARLREVSQGAGPYLLSTDFQAGHSSDRRQALEKQAREYAFFLTLDKTRKAGQ; encoded by the coding sequence ATGAAACTGCTCAATGTATTGCTGTTAACGACATCTCTGTCGGTTTTTTCTACTTACGCAGAGACGGATTATCAATGGTTACGCGATGACTCGCGTTCGGAACCTGCGGTGAAGCAGTTTTTGGCTGAGCATAACCGAAAAACCGATCATTGGTTTGCACCTGCCAAGCCCTTGGTGGAAGAGTTGGCTAATGAATGGCAGCAAATGGCTCAGCATAAAGCGTCTCCCCCAGCGCTTATCTACGCAAAGCAGCAGTACAACGACATTCAATGGAATGGTTATCGACACATCGTCAAAATCAGTGCACAAGGCCAAATTGAGCCGCTGCTGAATCTTAGCGCGCGTGCAGAGCCGTTTGATTATTACCAATTGGTTTCTTGGTCACTTGATCGCTCAACCCAATGGGTAGCGTTGACAGAAGATACGCGGGGTGACGAGCAGTTTAAGCTGACGATCGTGCGTTTAGCCGATCGCACCGAGCAGATCGTTTCAGAAACAGCGAGCACTTACTTTGCTTGGGCGGCCGATGGCAAAAGCCTCTACTACTTATCTGATCTCAATGGGTCTACCCAACTGCAGCGTTTTGAGCTGGAAAATAGTCAATCAACACCGCTCGCTGAGTGGCGCTCGGCAGAGTGGCTGTTCTCGCTCTATTCTGCCAGCAATCCACGCTATATCGTGGTACAGCAAAATAATGAAAGCTCGACTCAGCAACGCCTTTTGGATACCCAAACCGGTGAGCTGATGCCATGGCTGCGCGCTATCGAACCGGGGCTGGAATACTACGCCGATGTATTGGGTGAAACGCTTTACATCAATAGTAACCATCAGGGGGCATTTCGTCTCTATCGTCAGCCGCTACACGCTAAACAGGACTGGCAAAGCGTCACCACACATAAAGAGATCGGCTCACTGAGCAACTTTTATCTGTTTAATGCTGGGATTGTGTTAGTGGAGAACCAAACCTTAGCACCGAAAGTTTGGATTCTCGATGACCAAGGCGAAGTGCGTACTCACTTTGAACTAAGAGATTTAGGTCAAGTGGCGTGGATCTCTCGTAATGGTGATGCCGCCAGCAATCGGCTACGTGTACGCGCCATGTCAATGACGGAGCCTGCTAGCTGGCATGAGTTGGATGTGGCGAAGCTACAGTGGCAACGGTTAAGCCAAGATCACTATGCAGACTTTGACCCGAAACAGTATCAAACCCAAACGGTATGGGTGACGCAAGGTGCCATCCAAGTTCCGGTGACACTGGCCTACCGTTCTGACAAGCTGACCCCCAATAGCAGTGTGGTGCTGTATGGCTATGGCGCTTATGGCGTGACGATGAAGCCCTATTTCATGCCACAAATGGTCAGCTTGCTTGATCGAGGCATGATTTACGCGATCGCTCATGTTCGTGGTGGTGGATACCTTGGCGAGGCTTGGCATCAAGCTGGCGCTGGACTCAATAAACAAAACGGCATTGATGATTTCCTCGCGGCTGCTCGATATCTCACCCATTTTCAGCAAGGTGAGCGCGCCATTTATGCGATAGGCGGAAGTGCCGGCGGCACCTTGGTTGCTGCGGCGCTCAATCAGCAGCCCAACGTATTTGCGGGAGCTGTGCTGCAAGTGCCGTTTGTCGATGTGTTAGCCAGTATGAGTGATACCAGTCAAGCCTTGACGGTGCAACAGTATCAAGAATGGGGTAATCCTCAACGGCCAGAGCAGCGTCAAGTGATGCAAGCTTATGATCCACTCAGCAATCTACGTACTGCCCCTTATCCTCCGACGTTGGTTAACGTTGGTTGGTGGGACAATCGAGTGCCCTATTGGGAAGGCGCTCACTATTTGGCACGTTTGCGTGAGGTCTCACAAGGGGCTGGACCTTACCTTTTATCAACCGATTTTCAGGCGGGTCACTCCAGTGATCGGCGTCAAGCGCTCGAAAAGCAGGCGCGTGAATATGCTTTCTTTCTCACCTTAGATAAAACCAGAAAAGCGGGGCAGTAA
- the phrB gene encoding deoxyribodipyrimidine photo-lyase, which yields MKLVWFRRDLRSFDNTALTAALNSGDPVAAMYIATPEQWHQHHLAPIQADLIWRRLAELQQELAVLNVPLFYQQVADFQAAAVAVSQLAKTLNATQVLANRDYELDEQQRDQSAQQLLAEQGITWSAFDDKCVLPPGSVRTKQGEFFKVFTPFKRAWLTLFQPPVIGKNRPAALWNVPSALAELVWHPEQTLDYPRVDSTPWAVDFETVRAQLRDFCRERVQDYHQARDFPAREGTSSLSPYLAIGVLSARQCVARLYRESSTGALSEGAQVWLSELIWREFYQHLVAIEPNLSKSRDFVEWRARLEWWNDNEKFQLWCEGKTGYPIVDAAMRQLNQTGWMHNRLRMIVASFLTKDLHIDWRWGERYFMSRLIDGDYAANNGGWQWCASTGCDGQPYFRIFNPVSQGEKFDPNGDFIRRWVPELRSVSSAYIHQPWTYPAVNSVLYPARLVDHKQEREVTLRLYKTAKG from the coding sequence ATGAAACTGGTTTGGTTTCGTCGTGATCTGCGCAGCTTTGATAATACAGCGCTCACCGCTGCGTTAAACAGTGGTGATCCGGTTGCGGCGATGTATATCGCTACTCCAGAGCAGTGGCATCAGCACCATCTAGCGCCTATTCAAGCCGATTTGATTTGGCGACGTTTGGCAGAGTTGCAACAAGAGCTTGCTGTGCTTAACGTGCCACTTTTTTATCAGCAAGTCGCGGATTTTCAAGCGGCGGCTGTGGCGGTTAGCCAGTTGGCGAAAACGCTTAATGCCACACAAGTTCTCGCCAATCGTGATTACGAATTGGACGAGCAGCAACGTGATCAATCGGCACAGCAGTTACTGGCTGAGCAAGGGATAACATGGTCTGCTTTTGATGATAAATGTGTATTACCTCCTGGTTCGGTGCGCACGAAACAGGGCGAATTTTTTAAAGTGTTCACCCCTTTCAAGCGCGCATGGCTCACTCTATTTCAGCCGCCTGTGATTGGAAAAAATCGTCCCGCAGCGCTTTGGAACGTACCGAGTGCGTTGGCCGAATTGGTTTGGCATCCAGAACAAACATTGGATTACCCCAGAGTAGACAGCACGCCATGGGCCGTGGACTTTGAGACTGTGCGCGCTCAATTGCGCGATTTTTGTCGTGAACGAGTGCAGGACTACCATCAAGCGCGCGATTTCCCGGCTCGGGAAGGCACCAGTTCGCTCTCACCCTACTTGGCGATTGGCGTGTTATCGGCACGGCAATGCGTGGCTCGTTTGTATCGCGAGTCGTCAACCGGCGCACTCAGTGAAGGGGCGCAAGTCTGGTTGAGTGAACTCATCTGGCGCGAGTTTTACCAGCATTTGGTCGCGATTGAGCCTAATCTCTCGAAAAGTCGTGACTTTGTGGAGTGGAGGGCGCGTTTGGAGTGGTGGAATGATAACGAAAAGTTCCAGCTTTGGTGTGAAGGTAAGACAGGGTATCCGATCGTCGATGCGGCAATGCGCCAACTGAACCAAACCGGATGGATGCACAACCGGCTACGGATGATCGTGGCGAGCTTTCTTACCAAAGATCTGCATATCGACTGGCGCTGGGGTGAGCGCTATTTCATGAGTCGCCTGATTGATGGTGATTATGCGGCCAACAATGGTGGTTGGCAGTGGTGTGCATCCACTGGGTGTGATGGACAGCCCTATTTTCGGATTTTTAATCCGGTCAGTCAGGGGGAGAAATTTGACCCGAATGGCGACTTCATCCGCCGTTGGGTGCCGGAGCTGCGTTCAGTTTCTTCGGCTTATATTCACCAACCTTGGACTTATCCGGCTGTCAATAGCGTGTTATATCCTGCGCGACTAGTTGATCATAAGCAGGAAAGAGAAGTAACCTTACGTCTGTATAAAACAGCGAAGGGATAA
- a CDS encoding MerR family transcriptional regulator, with protein sequence MVCDEKRYAIREVAEITGVKPVTLRAWQRRYNLVQPDRTEKGHRLFTDQDIEMIRQIQSWLAKGVAIGKVGALLQSGVSESESAPQTVGQLEECETLLTALAALQRSKAEQIIATVLKEYPLSVMQAQFVQPVTEALERVKGPLRSLQIGLFRTLMLSKLASILDAENKAAVKGKCLCISLDEAGSLNAWLWALAWAENGHQVTLLEAVDDIRGLLENPGLAQYQILALHAHRALPAAQQSALASLQQQFGEQCVLSNVLQQLQS encoded by the coding sequence ATGGTTTGTGATGAAAAACGCTACGCGATCCGTGAAGTCGCGGAAATTACGGGGGTTAAACCGGTTACTCTGCGCGCGTGGCAGCGTCGATATAACCTAGTGCAACCCGATCGTACCGAGAAAGGGCATCGCCTGTTTACTGATCAGGACATAGAGATGATCCGTCAGATCCAGAGTTGGTTGGCGAAAGGGGTCGCGATTGGAAAAGTGGGCGCGTTACTACAAAGTGGGGTGTCGGAGAGCGAATCCGCCCCGCAAACTGTCGGCCAGTTGGAAGAGTGCGAAACACTCCTCACTGCGCTGGCCGCGCTACAACGTTCCAAAGCGGAGCAGATTATTGCCACCGTGCTTAAAGAGTATCCGCTCAGTGTGATGCAAGCACAGTTTGTACAACCAGTCACAGAAGCCCTTGAGCGAGTGAAAGGGCCTTTACGTTCACTACAGATTGGCCTGTTTCGCACGCTCATGCTCAGCAAATTAGCTTCTATTCTTGATGCCGAGAACAAAGCGGCGGTGAAAGGCAAATGCTTATGCATTAGTTTGGATGAAGCCGGTTCGCTGAATGCTTGGTTGTGGGCTCTAGCGTGGGCTGAAAATGGTCACCAAGTGACGCTGTTGGAAGCCGTCGACGATATTCGTGGTTTGCTAGAGAATCCGGGATTAGCGCAATACCAGATTCTGGCTCTGCACGCCCATCGAGCACTACCTGCGGCTCAACAGTCAGCTTTAGCGAGCCTCCAACAGCAGTTTGGCGAGCAGTGTGTACTATCGAATGTACTACAACAGCTACAATCTTAG
- a CDS encoding L,D-transpeptidase family protein, with the protein MWWKVWVIGCALAVSWSINAAVFDLPIEGSSIVGNTQYHKIEKGETLADIAKKYDIGFLALMAANRGVDPFLPQEGFVISIPAKIILPKVAYEGIVINLAELRLYYFRPNEGKVHIFPVGIGRIGRDTPVMQTSISSKRKSPTWTPPASIRKEYKAKGIDLPPVVPAGPENPLGDYAMRLAYGSGEYLIHGTNKDFGIGMRVSAGCIRMDPKDIEWLFQQVDRGEKVRIINEPIKVALEPDRSVFIEVHEPLTRSNGVKKSLVMPEELSWWLQEHQISDAKARAAVLAQNGVPVEIAPPQWESESIAQ; encoded by the coding sequence ATGTGGTGGAAAGTTTGGGTAATCGGTTGTGCATTGGCGGTCAGTTGGAGTATCAATGCCGCCGTGTTTGATCTACCTATCGAAGGCAGTAGCATAGTCGGTAACACGCAATATCATAAAATTGAGAAAGGTGAGACTTTAGCCGACATTGCAAAAAAATATGATATTGGTTTCCTAGCGTTAATGGCTGCCAACCGCGGCGTTGACCCTTTCTTACCCCAAGAAGGCTTTGTCATTTCCATCCCCGCAAAGATCATTTTGCCGAAAGTGGCCTATGAAGGCATTGTGATTAACCTTGCTGAGTTACGCCTTTATTATTTCCGTCCTAATGAAGGTAAAGTGCATATCTTCCCCGTTGGCATTGGGCGTATCGGCCGCGATACACCTGTGATGCAAACGTCAATCAGCAGCAAACGCAAATCCCCAACTTGGACGCCACCAGCGTCGATTCGTAAAGAATACAAAGCCAAAGGGATTGATTTGCCGCCAGTCGTGCCCGCAGGCCCAGAAAACCCGCTCGGTGATTACGCGATGCGTCTCGCCTACGGATCTGGCGAATATTTGATCCACGGCACCAATAAAGACTTTGGGATCGGGATGCGGGTCAGCGCTGGCTGTATTCGTATGGATCCGAAAGACATTGAATGGCTCTTTCAGCAAGTGGACCGCGGAGAAAAAGTACGGATCATCAACGAACCAATCAAGGTTGCTCTTGAACCTGATCGTAGTGTATTTATCGAAGTTCATGAGCCGCTTACTCGCAGCAATGGAGTGAAAAAAAGCTTGGTGATGCCTGAAGAGCTGAGTTGGTGGCTGCAAGAGCACCAAATCTCCGATGCGAAAGCTCGCGCGGCGGTTTTAGCGCAAAATGGGGTTCCGGTGGAGATTGCTCCACCGCAATGGGAATCGGAATCGATAGCTCAATAG